The following coding sequences lie in one Oryza brachyantha chromosome 10, ObraRS2, whole genome shotgun sequence genomic window:
- the LOC102716903 gene encoding uncharacterized protein LOC102716903 isoform X1: MGLSVVSILQLFASFRNHVTFFSLGLSVVSILQLFADFRNHGAFFSAWDGISSPIAAHILDFCDDGNGGDLFAAVNATASPEDASASSSSTATTHADSLSPLPSLDSTLSALLEQDEPTGTEGELLLPLEDYTFAAAVDDTQTPEEQQQFGQMTLPMVPAPAAEHPALQTQLSSTASELMQFASGYNDECFAAALAGAGVGAGGFMGMDEPLCPQQQAMLPAGAGEAFFSNNAHAHPAQAGFFTGGGGGGGCTGNMMMSMMGMDEIGEYQRMMECGGALLGAHATDGAEMAFGNAAAEMQMGGNGSPVRLPATGTEVTSLEDTSFKTVRLSNEERKEKIHRYIKKRNERNFSKKIKYACRKTLADSRPRVRGRFAKNDDYCEASRSIGSQNHEEYEQIGGVKGEDMLDSDALAHISGMSSYMYNHTVESWI, translated from the exons ATGGGTCTTTCAGTTGTTTCAATTCTGCAGTTATTTGCAAGCTTCAGAAATCATGTCACTTTTTTCAGCTTGGGTCTTTCAGTAGTTTCAATTCTGCAGTTATTTGCAGACTTCAGAAACCATGGCGCATTTTTTTCAGCATGG GATGGCATCTCGAGCCCTATAGCTGCGCACATCTTGGACTTCTGTGACGACGGCAATGGTGGCGACCTCTTCGCTGCGGTGAACGCCACGGCCTCTCCTGAGGACGcgtccgcctcgtcgtcgtccacggCGACCACGCACGCCGACAGCCTGTCGCCGTTACCGTCGCTGGACTCCACGTTGTCGGCTCTGCTCGAGCAAGACGAGCCGACTGGCACCGAGGGGGAGCTCCTTCTTCCGCTCGAAGACTACACGTTCGCGGCGGCCGTTGATGACACGCAAACGCcagaggagcagcagcagttcGGTCAAATGACGCTCCCGATGGtgccagcgccggcggcggagcaccCGGCGCTGCAGACGCAGCTGAGCAGCACCGCGTCGGAGCTCATGCAATTCGCCTCCGGATACAACGACGAGTGCTTCGCCGCGGCATTGGCCGGGGCAGGAGTGGGAGCGGGAGGGTTTATGGGCATGGACGAGCCGCTTTGTCCACAACAGCAGGCGATGCTCCCTGCCGGAGCCGGTGAGGCTTTCTTCAGCAATAACGCCCACGCGCACCCAGCGCAGGCAGGCTTTTtcactggcggcggcggcggcggaggctgtACTGGAAACATGATGATGTCAATGATGGGTATGGACGAGATCGGCGAGTACCAGCGGATGATGGAATGCGGCGGCGCGCTGCTCGGCGCCCACGCCACCGACGGCGCCGAGATGGCCTTCGGCAACGCCGCCGCAGAGATGCAG ATGGGAGGAAACGGCAGCCCGGTGCGGCtgccggcgacggggacggaGGTCACGAGCTTGGAGGACACCAGCTTCAAGACCGTCCGCCTCTCCAacgaggagaggaaggagaagatcCACAGGTACATCAAGAAGAGGAACGAGAGGAATTTCAGCAAGAAGATCAAG TACGCTTGCAGAAAAACCCTCGCAGACAGCCGGCCTCGCGTCCGCGGCAGGTTCGCCAAGAACGACGACTACTGCGAGGCATCCAGGTCGATCGGCTCGCAGAATCACGAAGAGTATGAACAGATT GGCGGCGTGAAGGGGGAAGACATGCTTGATTCTGACGCTCTAGCTCATATCAGCGGGATGAGCTCTTACATGTACAATCACACAGTCGAATCCTGGATATAA
- the LOC121055583 gene encoding uncharacterized protein LOC121055583, with protein sequence MAFLLGLGGGSGSRRRVAAKGAAGAARGRRSSAVAAAPRPVRQLYWKLRSRLRPKRHASGAAARFGYDLQSYSRNFDDGLVSGHHHRFQAPVVALAS encoded by the coding sequence ATGGCGTTTCTGCTGGGGctgggcggcggcagcggcagccggAGGAGGGTGGCCGCGaagggcgccgccggcgcagcaAGGGGCCGGCGgtcgtcggcggtggcggcggcgccgaggccggTGAGGCAGCTGTACTGGAAGCTGAGATCCAGGCTGCGGCCGAAGCGGCACGcctccggcgcggcggcgaggttcGGGTACGACCTGCAGAGCTACTCCCGGAACTTCGACGACGGCCTCGTctccggccaccaccaccgcttcCAGGCTCCCGTCGtggctctagctagctag
- the LOC102716903 gene encoding uncharacterized protein LOC102716903 isoform X3: MMMMFQDQDLIGFAPSAIDGISSPIAAHILDFCDDGNGGDLFAAVNATASPEDASASSSSTATTHADSLSPLPSLDSTLSALLEQDEPTGTEGELLLPLEDYTFAAAVDDTQTPEEQQQFGQMTLPMVPAPAAEHPALQTQLSSTASELMQFASGYNDECFAAALAGAGVGAGGFMGMDEPLCPQQQAMLPAGAGEAFFSNNAHAHPAQAGFFTGGGGGGGCTGNMMMSMMGMDEIGEYQRMMECGGALLGAHATDGAEMAFGNAAAEMQMGGNGSPVRLPATGTEVTSLEDTSFKTVRLSNEERKEKIHRYIKKRNERNFSKKIKYACRKTLADSRPRVRGRFAKNDDYCEASRSIGSQNHEEYEQIGGVKGEDMLDSDALAHISGMSSYMYNHTVESWI; the protein is encoded by the exons atgatgatgatgttcCAAGATCAGGATCTGATCGGTTTCGCCCCTTCCGCCATT GATGGCATCTCGAGCCCTATAGCTGCGCACATCTTGGACTTCTGTGACGACGGCAATGGTGGCGACCTCTTCGCTGCGGTGAACGCCACGGCCTCTCCTGAGGACGcgtccgcctcgtcgtcgtccacggCGACCACGCACGCCGACAGCCTGTCGCCGTTACCGTCGCTGGACTCCACGTTGTCGGCTCTGCTCGAGCAAGACGAGCCGACTGGCACCGAGGGGGAGCTCCTTCTTCCGCTCGAAGACTACACGTTCGCGGCGGCCGTTGATGACACGCAAACGCcagaggagcagcagcagttcGGTCAAATGACGCTCCCGATGGtgccagcgccggcggcggagcaccCGGCGCTGCAGACGCAGCTGAGCAGCACCGCGTCGGAGCTCATGCAATTCGCCTCCGGATACAACGACGAGTGCTTCGCCGCGGCATTGGCCGGGGCAGGAGTGGGAGCGGGAGGGTTTATGGGCATGGACGAGCCGCTTTGTCCACAACAGCAGGCGATGCTCCCTGCCGGAGCCGGTGAGGCTTTCTTCAGCAATAACGCCCACGCGCACCCAGCGCAGGCAGGCTTTTtcactggcggcggcggcggcggaggctgtACTGGAAACATGATGATGTCAATGATGGGTATGGACGAGATCGGCGAGTACCAGCGGATGATGGAATGCGGCGGCGCGCTGCTCGGCGCCCACGCCACCGACGGCGCCGAGATGGCCTTCGGCAACGCCGCCGCAGAGATGCAG ATGGGAGGAAACGGCAGCCCGGTGCGGCtgccggcgacggggacggaGGTCACGAGCTTGGAGGACACCAGCTTCAAGACCGTCCGCCTCTCCAacgaggagaggaaggagaagatcCACAGGTACATCAAGAAGAGGAACGAGAGGAATTTCAGCAAGAAGATCAAG TACGCTTGCAGAAAAACCCTCGCAGACAGCCGGCCTCGCGTCCGCGGCAGGTTCGCCAAGAACGACGACTACTGCGAGGCATCCAGGTCGATCGGCTCGCAGAATCACGAAGAGTATGAACAGATT GGCGGCGTGAAGGGGGAAGACATGCTTGATTCTGACGCTCTAGCTCATATCAGCGGGATGAGCTCTTACATGTACAATCACACAGTCGAATCCTGGATATAA
- the LOC102716903 gene encoding uncharacterized protein LOC102716903 isoform X2 gives MFFSSFNSAVICKLQKSWDFFFSMGLSVVSILQLFASFRNHVTFFSLGLSVVSILQLFADFRNHGAFFSAWDGISSPIAAHILDFCDDGNGGDLFAAVNATASPEDASASSSSTATTHADSLSPLPSLDSTLSALLEQDEPTGTEGELLLPLEDYTFAAAVDDTQTPEEQQQFGQMTLPMVPAPAAEHPALQTQLSSTASELMQFASGYNDECFAAALAGAGVGAGGFMGMDEPLCPQQQAMLPAGAGEAFFSNNAHAHPAQAGFFTGGGGGGGCTGNMMMSMMGMDEIGEYQRMMECGGALLGAHATDGAEMAFGNAAAEMQMGGNGSPVRLPATGTEVTSLEDTSFKTVRLSNEERKEKIHRYIKKRNERNFSKKIKVSTLAEKPSQTAGLASAAGSPRTTTTARHPGRSARRITKSMNRLAA, from the exons ATGTTTTTCAGTAGTTTCAATTCTGCAGTTATTTGCAAGCTTCAGAAATCATGGGACTTTTTTTTCAGCATGGGTCTTTCAGTTGTTTCAATTCTGCAGTTATTTGCAAGCTTCAGAAATCATGTCACTTTTTTCAGCTTGGGTCTTTCAGTAGTTTCAATTCTGCAGTTATTTGCAGACTTCAGAAACCATGGCGCATTTTTTTCAGCATGG GATGGCATCTCGAGCCCTATAGCTGCGCACATCTTGGACTTCTGTGACGACGGCAATGGTGGCGACCTCTTCGCTGCGGTGAACGCCACGGCCTCTCCTGAGGACGcgtccgcctcgtcgtcgtccacggCGACCACGCACGCCGACAGCCTGTCGCCGTTACCGTCGCTGGACTCCACGTTGTCGGCTCTGCTCGAGCAAGACGAGCCGACTGGCACCGAGGGGGAGCTCCTTCTTCCGCTCGAAGACTACACGTTCGCGGCGGCCGTTGATGACACGCAAACGCcagaggagcagcagcagttcGGTCAAATGACGCTCCCGATGGtgccagcgccggcggcggagcaccCGGCGCTGCAGACGCAGCTGAGCAGCACCGCGTCGGAGCTCATGCAATTCGCCTCCGGATACAACGACGAGTGCTTCGCCGCGGCATTGGCCGGGGCAGGAGTGGGAGCGGGAGGGTTTATGGGCATGGACGAGCCGCTTTGTCCACAACAGCAGGCGATGCTCCCTGCCGGAGCCGGTGAGGCTTTCTTCAGCAATAACGCCCACGCGCACCCAGCGCAGGCAGGCTTTTtcactggcggcggcggcggcggaggctgtACTGGAAACATGATGATGTCAATGATGGGTATGGACGAGATCGGCGAGTACCAGCGGATGATGGAATGCGGCGGCGCGCTGCTCGGCGCCCACGCCACCGACGGCGCCGAGATGGCCTTCGGCAACGCCGCCGCAGAGATGCAG ATGGGAGGAAACGGCAGCCCGGTGCGGCtgccggcgacggggacggaGGTCACGAGCTTGGAGGACACCAGCTTCAAGACCGTCCGCCTCTCCAacgaggagaggaaggagaagatcCACAGGTACATCAAGAAGAGGAACGAGAGGAATTTCAGCAAGAAGATCAAGGTAAG TACGCTTGCAGAAAAACCCTCGCAGACAGCCGGCCTCGCGTCCGCGGCAGGTTCGCCAAGAACGACGACTACTGCGAGGCATCCAGGTCGATCGGCTCGCAGAATCACGAAGAGTATGAACAGATT GGCGGCGTGA
- the LOC102717186 gene encoding 60S ribosomal protein L23 → MSKRGRGGSAGNKFRMSLGLPVAATVNCADNTGAKNLYIISVKGIKGRLNRLPSACVGDMVMATVKKGKPDLRKKVMPAVIVRQRKPWRRKDGVYMYFEDNAGVIVNPKGEMKGSAITGPIGKECADLWPRIASAANAIV, encoded by the exons ATGTCGAAGCGAG GGAGGGGTGGGTCGGCGGGGAACAAGTTCCGGATGTCGCTGGGTctgccggtggcggcgacggtgaactGCGCCGACAACACCGGCGCCAAGAACCTCTACATCATCTCCGTGAAGGGCATCAAGGGCAGGCTCAACCGGCTGCCGTCGGCGTGCGTCGGCGACATGGTCATGGCCACCGTCAAGAAGGGCAAGCCCGACCTCCGCAAGAAGGTCATGCCCGCCGTCATCGTCCGCCAGCGCAAGCCGTGGCGCCGCAAGGACGGCGTCTACATGTACTTCGAAG ACAATGCAGGGGTGATTGTGAATCCTAAGGGTGAGATGAAAG GCTCTGCCATCACTGGACCCATCGGTAAGGAGTGCGCAGACCTCTGGCCAAGAATTGCTAGCGCAGCAAATGCCATTGTCTAG